The window AGGCGATACCATAGCATCATTGATGATCCAATTTCATAGAGCTTAACGTACGCATACATTTCATTATAAAATACCTCGACTATGAACAATAGTCGGGGTCTCAGAGCCTATATGGCGGAGCACAAGCTCTCCTATAAGGATGTGGCACGTCTCTGTAATGTGACAGTTCCTACAGTCGTCAAGTGGCTTCACTCGGAAACATCTGCCGAATACGAGGAAATGCCGACCAACTCATTAGATATGTTTGTGAAAAAGCTGTCCCGAGGTTGGGTTAAGAAAGAGGATTAAGTTACAAATTCAAAGGATAGTCGAGTAGCGGCTATCTCCGCTTGTTATTGACTCTCTCACGTAGCTCCTTGCCTGGTTTGAAATGCGCGTGGTACCGACCGGATAGCATGAACTCCTTACCCGTTTTGGGATTACGGGCCAACCTGGGCGGAACGTAGTGTAGTGAAAAACTGCCAAAGCCACGTATTTCGATACGTTCTCCTGAACTTAGTGTCTGAGTGATATGTTCGAGCATAACCTCCACTGCCAGTTTCAAGTCTCTTATCGGAAGGTCGGGGAATTTCTCAGCCAGTCTGTCAATCAACTCAGATTTGCTCACAGATCCTTCAATTATTTTCATGGTGTAACATCATTCTACTACGTGTCTTGATTCTGCTAATTCAAGGCT is drawn from Gammaproteobacteria bacterium and contains these coding sequences:
- a CDS encoding integration host factor subunit beta; translated protein: MSKSELIDRLAEKFPDLPIRDLKLAVEVMLEHITQTLSSGERIEIRGFGSFSLHYVPPRLARNPKTGKEFMLSGRYHAHFKPGKELRERVNNKRR